A genome region from Nycticebus coucang isolate mNycCou1 chromosome 4, mNycCou1.pri, whole genome shotgun sequence includes the following:
- the GPATCH11 gene encoding G patch domain-containing protein 11 isoform X1 — translation MKLNMAEEEDYMSDSFINVQEDVRPGLPMLRQIREARRKEEKQQEANLKNRQKSLKEEEQERRDIGLKNALGCENKGFALLQKMGYKSGQALGKSGDGIVEPIPLNVKTGKSGIGHEALLKRKAEEKLESYRRKIHMKSQAEEKAAEQFRMRLKTKQDEMKLEGDLRRSQRACQQLDAQKNIQVPREAWYWLRLEEETEEEEEEEKEDEDEYKSEDLSVLEKLQILTSYLRQEHLYCIWCGTAYEDKEDLSSNCPGPTSADHD, via the exons ATGAAGTTGAATATGGCAGAAGAAGAGGATTATATGTCTGATTCCTTCATTAATGTCCA AGAAGATGTCAGACCAGGATTACCAATGCTGAGGCAAATCCGAGAAGCCCGtcgaaaagaagaaaagcaacaggaagcaaatttgaaaaatagGCAGAAGagtttaaaagaagaagaacaagaaagaCGTGACATTGGGCTGAAGAATGCACTAGGCTGTGAAAACAAAGGGTTTGCTTTGCTCCAAAAGATGGGATATAAAAGTGGTCAGGCTCTTGGCAAGAGTG gAGATGGTATTGTTGAACCAATTCCTCTCAATGTCAAAACAG GGAAAAGTGGCATTGGTCACGAGGCGTTATTGAAAcggaaagcagaggaaaaattAGAAAGCTACAGGAGGAAGATTCACATGAAAAGCCAAGCTGAAGAGAAAGCTGCAGAGCAGTTTCG aATGCGTCTTAAAACTAAGCAAGATGAAATGAAGCTGGAAGGAGATCTCAGAAGAAGCCAGCGAGCCTGTCAGCAGCTGGATGCCCAGAAG aACATTCAGGTTCCCAGGGAGGCATGGTACTGGTTGAGGCTTGAGGAGGagactgaggaagaggaagaagaagaaaaagaagacgaAGATGAATATAAGAGTGAAGATTTAAGT GTCCtggaaaaattacaaatattgaCTAGTTATTTAAGACAAGAGCATCTGTATTGTATTTGGTGTGGAACAGCCTATGAAG ATAAAGAAGACCTATCTTCAAATTGCCCAGGACCAACTTCTGCAGATCATGATTAA
- the GPATCH11 gene encoding G patch domain-containing protein 11 isoform X3 codes for MKLNMAEEEDYMSDSFINVQEDVRPGLPMLRQIREARRKEEKQQEANLKNRQKSLKEEEQERRDIGLKNALGCENKGFALLQKMGYKSGQALGKSGDGIVEPIPLNVKTGKSGIGHEALLKRKAEEKLESYRRKIHMKSQAEEKAAEQFRMRLKTKQDEMKLEGDLRRSQRACQQLDAQKVLEKLQILTSYLRQEHLYCIWCGTAYEDKEDLSSNCPGPTSADHD; via the exons ATGAAGTTGAATATGGCAGAAGAAGAGGATTATATGTCTGATTCCTTCATTAATGTCCA AGAAGATGTCAGACCAGGATTACCAATGCTGAGGCAAATCCGAGAAGCCCGtcgaaaagaagaaaagcaacaggaagcaaatttgaaaaatagGCAGAAGagtttaaaagaagaagaacaagaaagaCGTGACATTGGGCTGAAGAATGCACTAGGCTGTGAAAACAAAGGGTTTGCTTTGCTCCAAAAGATGGGATATAAAAGTGGTCAGGCTCTTGGCAAGAGTG gAGATGGTATTGTTGAACCAATTCCTCTCAATGTCAAAACAG GGAAAAGTGGCATTGGTCACGAGGCGTTATTGAAAcggaaagcagaggaaaaattAGAAAGCTACAGGAGGAAGATTCACATGAAAAGCCAAGCTGAAGAGAAAGCTGCAGAGCAGTTTCG aATGCGTCTTAAAACTAAGCAAGATGAAATGAAGCTGGAAGGAGATCTCAGAAGAAGCCAGCGAGCCTGTCAGCAGCTGGATGCCCAGAAG GTCCtggaaaaattacaaatattgaCTAGTTATTTAAGACAAGAGCATCTGTATTGTATTTGGTGTGGAACAGCCTATGAAG ATAAAGAAGACCTATCTTCAAATTGCCCAGGACCAACTTCTGCAGATCATGATTAA
- the GPATCH11 gene encoding G patch domain-containing protein 11 isoform X2 codes for MSNVRPGLPMLRQIREARRKEEKQQEANLKNRQKSLKEEEQERRDIGLKNALGCENKGFALLQKMGYKSGQALGKSGDGIVEPIPLNVKTGKSGIGHEALLKRKAEEKLESYRRKIHMKSQAEEKAAEQFRMRLKTKQDEMKLEGDLRRSQRACQQLDAQKNIQVPREAWYWLRLEEETEEEEEEEKEDEDEYKSEDLSVLEKLQILTSYLRQEHLYCIWCGTAYEDKEDLSSNCPGPTSADHD; via the exons ATGTCCA ATGTCAGACCAGGATTACCAATGCTGAGGCAAATCCGAGAAGCCCGtcgaaaagaagaaaagcaacaggaagcaaatttgaaaaatagGCAGAAGagtttaaaagaagaagaacaagaaagaCGTGACATTGGGCTGAAGAATGCACTAGGCTGTGAAAACAAAGGGTTTGCTTTGCTCCAAAAGATGGGATATAAAAGTGGTCAGGCTCTTGGCAAGAGTG gAGATGGTATTGTTGAACCAATTCCTCTCAATGTCAAAACAG GGAAAAGTGGCATTGGTCACGAGGCGTTATTGAAAcggaaagcagaggaaaaattAGAAAGCTACAGGAGGAAGATTCACATGAAAAGCCAAGCTGAAGAGAAAGCTGCAGAGCAGTTTCG aATGCGTCTTAAAACTAAGCAAGATGAAATGAAGCTGGAAGGAGATCTCAGAAGAAGCCAGCGAGCCTGTCAGCAGCTGGATGCCCAGAAG aACATTCAGGTTCCCAGGGAGGCATGGTACTGGTTGAGGCTTGAGGAGGagactgaggaagaggaagaagaagaaaaagaagacgaAGATGAATATAAGAGTGAAGATTTAAGT GTCCtggaaaaattacaaatattgaCTAGTTATTTAAGACAAGAGCATCTGTATTGTATTTGGTGTGGAACAGCCTATGAAG ATAAAGAAGACCTATCTTCAAATTGCCCAGGACCAACTTCTGCAGATCATGATTAA